In a single window of the Micromonospora sp. WMMD1155 genome:
- a CDS encoding DUF3866 family protein: protein MVRWRTGTVAKLRRQWTGAVELDVDLADGTSMRALAYPELVGTPEPGDRVLLNAGALLMGLGTGGYALVVALPDRLPPDPGSVGDTRDAGHLVKARYTPLQPILLGVDEEASPHRDVLADADDLGGLPVVTADLHSALPAILAGIRADAPRARVAYLLTDGGALPAWFSRTLAGLRGELVGTITVGQAFGGDLEATTLHGGLLAARHVLGADVAIVAQGPGNLGTGTRWGFSGVAVGEAVNAIVTLGGRAVGSLRISDADPRPRHRGVSHHSLTAYGRVALAPAELVVPDDLDPALAAEVDASLAPLTARHRIVRVPTAGLDAALRATTVPLSTMGRGLDADHAYFLAAAAAGRHAAALLP from the coding sequence ATGGTGCGATGGCGTACGGGGACGGTGGCGAAGCTGCGACGGCAGTGGACCGGGGCGGTGGAGCTGGACGTCGACCTCGCCGACGGCACGAGCATGCGGGCGCTTGCCTACCCGGAACTGGTCGGTACTCCCGAGCCCGGCGACCGGGTGCTGCTCAACGCCGGTGCGCTGCTGATGGGGTTGGGCACCGGCGGGTACGCCCTGGTGGTGGCCCTGCCGGACCGGCTGCCGCCGGACCCTGGGTCGGTCGGCGACACCCGTGACGCCGGGCACCTGGTGAAGGCCCGCTACACGCCGTTGCAGCCGATCCTGCTCGGCGTGGACGAGGAGGCGTCCCCGCACCGCGACGTGCTGGCCGACGCGGACGACCTGGGCGGTCTGCCGGTGGTCACCGCCGACCTGCACTCGGCGTTGCCGGCGATCCTGGCCGGCATCCGCGCCGACGCCCCGCGGGCGCGGGTGGCGTACCTGCTCACCGACGGTGGGGCGCTGCCCGCCTGGTTCTCCCGCACCCTCGCCGGGCTGCGTGGAGAACTGGTCGGCACGATCACCGTCGGGCAGGCATTCGGCGGCGACCTGGAGGCCACCACCCTGCACGGTGGTCTGCTCGCCGCCCGGCACGTGCTGGGCGCCGACGTGGCGATCGTCGCCCAGGGCCCCGGCAACCTGGGTACCGGCACCCGGTGGGGCTTCTCCGGCGTCGCGGTCGGCGAGGCGGTCAACGCGATCGTCACGCTGGGCGGCCGGGCGGTCGGCTCGCTGCGCATCTCCGACGCCGATCCCCGCCCCCGGCACCGGGGCGTGTCACACCACAGCCTGACCGCGTACGGCAGGGTGGCGCTCGCCCCGGCGGAGCTGGTGGTGCCCGACGACCTGGACCCGGCCCTCGCCGCCGAGGTGGACGCGTCGCTGGCGCCGCTGACGGCCCGACACCGGATCGTCCGGGTGCCCACCGCAGGTCTGGACGCCGCGTTGCGGGCCACCACCGTGCCGCTGTCCACCATGGGCCGCGGTCTCGATGCCGACCACGCCTACTTCCTCGCGGCCGCCGCCGCCGGCCGCCACGCGGCAGCCCTGCTCCCCTAA